The following coding sequences lie in one Fundulus heteroclitus isolate FHET01 chromosome 20, MU-UCD_Fhet_4.1, whole genome shotgun sequence genomic window:
- the LOC105931721 gene encoding vitamin D3 receptor B, protein MESTVVSTSTVAPDEFDRNMPRICGVCGDKATGFHFNAMTCEGCKGFFRRSMKRKASFTCPFNGSCTITKDNRRHCQACRLKRCVDIGMMKEFILTDEEVQRKKDLIQRRKDEEAQREAEKEARRPRLTDEQSHVIATLVEAHHKTYDDSYSDFCRFRPPVREGPVTRSASRAASLHSFSDASSDSFSHSPESVDTKMNFNNLLMMYQEHGNSPDSSEEEGSSFSMLPHLADLVSYSIQKVIGFAKMIPGFRELTAEDQIALLKSSAIEVIMLRSNQSFNLEDMSWSCGGPDFKYQISDVTKAGHTLELLEPLVKFQVGLKKLNLHEEEHVLLMAICLLSPDRPGVQDHARIESLQDKLSETLQAYIRLHHPGGQLLYAKMIQKLADLRSLNEEHSKQYRSLSFQPEHSMQLTPLVLEVFGSEVS, encoded by the exons ATGGAGTCTACCGTTGTGAGTACATCCACCGTGGCCCCCGATGAGTTTGATAGGAATATGCCACGCATCTGTGGAGTGTGCGGTGACAAGGCCACAGGCTTCCACTTCAACGCCATGACCTGTGAAGGATGTAAGGGCTTCTtcag GCGCAGCATGAAACGCAAGGCCTCCTTCACGTGTCCCTTTAATGGCAGTTGCACCATCACCAAGGACAACAGGCGTCACTGCCAGGCATGCCGGCTCAAACGCTGTGTGGACATTGGCATGATGAAAGAGT TCATTCTGACAGACGAGGAAGTTCAGAGAAAGAAGGACCTGATTCAGCGAAGAAAGGACGAGGAGGCACAACGTGAAGCAGAAAAGGAAGCAAGGAGACCGAGACTCACAGATGAACAGAGTCACGTCATCGCTACCCTGGTGGAGGCACACCACAAAACATACGACGACTCCTACTCTGATTTCTGCCGCTTTCGG CCTCCTGTGCGCGAGGGCCCAGTGACGCGAAGCGCGAGCAGAGCTGCCTCTCTCCACTCCTTCTCTGATGCCTCCTCCGACTCTTTTAGTCACTCTCCAG AGTCTGTCGACACAAAAATGAACTTCAACAACCTGCTGATGATGTACCAGGAACATGGCAACAGCCCGGACTCTAGTGAGGAGGAAGGCTCCAGCTTCTCAATGCTTCCCCACCTGGCTGACCTGGTCTCTTACAGTATACAGAAAGTGATTGGCTTTGCCAAGATGATTCCTGGTTTCAG GGAGCTAACTGCAGAGGACCAGATTGCTCTGCTCAAGTCCAGCGCCATCGAGGTGATCATGCTGCGGTCGAATCAGAGCTTCAATCTGGAAGACATGTCCTGGAGCTGCGGTGGGCCCGACTTTAAATACCAGATCAGTGATGTCACCAAAG CGGGTCACACCCTGGAGCTGTTGGAGCCGCTGGTGAAGTTCCAGGTGGGCCTGAAGAAGCTGAACTTACATGAAGAGGAACATGTACTGCTGATGGCCATCTGTTTGCTCTCTCCAG ACCGTCCAGGTGTGCAGGATCACGCGAGAATCGAATCCCTCCAAGACAAGCTGTCTGAGACCCTGCAGGCCTACATCCGCCTCCACCACCCGGGCGGACAGCTGCTGTATGCCAAGATGATCCAGAAGCTGGCCGACCTGCGAAGCCTCAACGAAGAGCACTCCAAACAGTACCGCTCACTGTCCTTCCAGCCGGAGCACAGCATGCAGCTCACCCCGCTGGTGCTGGAGGTGTTCGGCAGCGAGGTCTCTTAG